In one Halorubrum sp. CBA1229 genomic region, the following are encoded:
- a CDS encoding nucleoside recognition protein — protein sequence MQPVAAEIVALLAEVAPRLARIAAFIAVGVFAANVAVAFGLIRYVAGLAGWLTRPANLPDEVGTAILTTAASTTAGYATLAEYRESGLLDDRATLVAVTINTFFGFVQHVFTYYIPVLIPILGVETGTVYVSARAGIALTITVTGVLAGGVLLSERNVDRAALADVDATGPEADDRTSRERVRAAAEKSWSTLRRIVPRLAVVYTLVIWLVTSYDVEALTSVAEPITGVLGLPGAAVPVIAVYTLDTTAGAVTLAGTDAGVFTTRTAVASLLIGGILSFAVSTFRRSIPFQYGIWGAEFGTKVIAVNTALKLVFISATVALLLAPVW from the coding sequence GTGCAACCGGTCGCCGCCGAGATCGTCGCGCTGCTCGCCGAGGTCGCCCCGCGGCTCGCGCGGATCGCGGCGTTCATCGCGGTCGGCGTCTTCGCCGCCAACGTCGCGGTCGCGTTCGGGCTGATCCGGTACGTCGCGGGGCTGGCCGGGTGGCTCACCCGCCCCGCGAACCTCCCCGACGAGGTCGGCACCGCGATCCTCACGACGGCGGCGTCGACGACCGCGGGGTACGCCACGCTCGCCGAGTACCGCGAGTCGGGCCTGCTCGACGACCGGGCGACGCTCGTCGCCGTGACCATCAACACGTTCTTCGGCTTCGTCCAGCACGTGTTCACCTACTACATCCCGGTGTTGATCCCGATTCTGGGCGTCGAGACCGGGACCGTTTACGTCTCCGCGCGCGCCGGCATCGCCCTCACTATCACCGTCACGGGCGTCCTCGCCGGGGGCGTCCTCCTCTCCGAGCGCAACGTCGACCGCGCCGCGCTCGCCGATGTCGACGCGACCGGACCCGAGGCCGACGACCGCACGAGCCGCGAGCGCGTCCGGGCGGCCGCCGAGAAGTCGTGGTCGACCCTCCGACGCATCGTCCCCCGGCTCGCGGTCGTGTACACGCTCGTGATCTGGCTCGTCACCTCCTACGATGTCGAGGCGCTGACGAGCGTCGCCGAGCCGATCACCGGGGTCCTCGGGCTGCCGGGGGCCGCGGTCCCCGTGATCGCCGTGTACACCCTCGACACGACGGCCGGGGCCGTCACGCTCGCCGGCACCGACGCCGGCGTGTTCACCACCCGAACCGCGGTCGCGAGCCTGCTCATCGGCGGCATCCTCTCGTTTGCCGTCTCCACCTTCCGGCGCTCGATCCCCTTCCAGTACGGGATCTGGGGCGCCGAGTTCGGGACGAAAGTGATCGCCGTCAACACCGCCCTGAAGCTCGTCTTCATCTCGGCGACGGTCGCGCTGCTGCTCGCGCCGGTGTGGTGA
- a CDS encoding aminopeptidase translates to MTSDLSEAAATAVNQCLNVAPDESVVVVTDDEREPIGEALYEAATAVTDETTILRYPPAEQHGTEPPAPVAAAMVESDVFLAPTTKSLSHTRARGAACDAGARGATLPGITPDVFATGLDADYAAIEAACDDVLAQVAGADEVRVTSPEGTDITFGIGDREWLSDTGMVRDPGDFSNLPAGEVFVAPETATGTFVVDGTMMPHGLLDEDQELTFEVEDGLVTGIDDDAVRADVEAAAESVGDAAYNLAELGIGTNVGVDELVGSVLLDEKAGGTVHIAIGDNAGIGGETDAPIHLDGILRNPTVYADGAEIELPTA, encoded by the coding sequence ATGACGTCCGACCTCTCCGAGGCGGCCGCGACCGCCGTGAACCAGTGTCTGAACGTCGCGCCCGACGAGTCGGTCGTCGTCGTGACCGACGACGAGCGCGAACCGATCGGCGAGGCCCTGTACGAGGCCGCGACCGCCGTCACCGACGAGACGACGATCCTCCGGTACCCGCCGGCCGAGCAGCACGGCACCGAGCCGCCCGCGCCCGTGGCGGCCGCGATGGTCGAGAGCGACGTCTTCCTCGCGCCGACGACGAAGAGTCTCAGTCACACCCGCGCCCGCGGAGCCGCCTGCGACGCCGGCGCCCGCGGCGCAACGCTGCCGGGGATCACGCCAGACGTGTTCGCCACGGGGCTCGACGCGGACTACGCCGCCATCGAGGCCGCGTGCGACGACGTGCTCGCGCAGGTCGCCGGCGCCGACGAGGTCCGCGTCACCTCGCCCGAGGGCACCGACATCACCTTCGGGATCGGCGACCGCGAGTGGCTCTCGGACACCGGGATGGTCCGCGATCCCGGCGACTTCTCGAACCTGCCGGCCGGCGAGGTGTTCGTCGCGCCGGAGACCGCGACGGGCACCTTCGTCGTCGACGGGACGATGATGCCCCACGGCCTGCTCGACGAGGACCAAGAGCTCACCTTCGAGGTCGAGGACGGACTGGTCACGGGCATCGACGACGACGCGGTCCGCGCCGACGTCGAGGCGGCCGCGGAGTCGGTCGGTGACGCCGCGTACAACCTGGCCGAACTCGGCATCGGGACCAACGTCGGCGTCGACGAGCTGGTCGGCTCGGTCCTCCTCGACGAGAAGGCCGGCGGCACCGTGCACATCGCGATCGGCGACAACGCCGGGATCGGTGGGGAGACGGACGCCCCGATCCACCTCGACGGGATCCTCCGGAACCCGACCGTCTACGCCGACGGCGCCGAGATCGAACTGCCGACCGCGTAG
- a CDS encoding type II glyceraldehyde-3-phosphate dehydrogenase yields the protein MIRVGVNGYGTIGKRVADAVAAQPDMEVVGVAKASPNYGAEAAIRRGYDLYAAIADRADEFEAAGLGVAGTLTDLLGAVDVVVDCCPSGIGERNRATYAAHDVPAIYQGGEDAAVADASFNARGSYGAARDADSLRVVSCNSTGLSRILAPLDETYGIEKARVTLVRRGGDPSETDRGPINDVVPDPKTVPSHHGPDVNTILPDVDVDTAALKAPVTAMHTHSVNVTLEEEPSAAAVRDLLADESRVFMIPERAGIDGAGALKDYAADIGRPRGDLWENCVWAESISVEGRDLYLFQNVHQEADVVPENVDAIRALMTDTPRAESVARTDESLGVGLDSLLSDGGGVRSPLTADD from the coding sequence ATGATACGCGTGGGCGTCAACGGGTACGGCACGATCGGGAAGCGGGTCGCGGACGCGGTCGCGGCCCAGCCCGACATGGAGGTCGTCGGCGTGGCGAAGGCGAGCCCCAACTACGGCGCCGAGGCCGCGATCCGACGCGGGTACGACCTCTACGCGGCGATCGCCGACCGCGCCGACGAGTTCGAGGCCGCGGGGCTCGGCGTGGCGGGAACGCTCACCGACCTGCTCGGCGCCGTCGACGTCGTCGTCGACTGCTGTCCCTCCGGAATCGGCGAGCGCAACCGAGCGACGTACGCGGCCCACGACGTGCCGGCGATCTACCAGGGCGGCGAGGACGCCGCCGTCGCCGACGCCTCGTTCAACGCGCGGGGGAGCTACGGGGCCGCCCGCGACGCCGACTCGCTCCGCGTCGTCTCCTGTAACTCCACCGGGCTCTCCCGGATCCTCGCCCCCCTCGACGAGACGTACGGCATCGAGAAGGCGCGCGTGACGCTCGTCCGCCGCGGCGGCGACCCGAGCGAGACCGACCGGGGGCCCATCAACGACGTCGTGCCGGATCCGAAGACAGTCCCCTCCCACCACGGTCCCGACGTGAACACGATCCTCCCGGACGTCGACGTCGACACGGCCGCGCTGAAGGCCCCCGTCACGGCGATGCACACCCACAGCGTGAACGTCACTCTCGAGGAGGAGCCGAGCGCGGCCGCGGTCAGGGACCTCCTCGCCGACGAGAGCCGCGTGTTCATGATCCCCGAACGCGCCGGGATCGACGGCGCCGGAGCGCTGAAGGACTACGCCGCCGATATCGGGCGTCCGCGCGGCGACCTCTGGGAGAACTGCGTCTGGGCGGAGTCGATAAGCGTCGAGGGCCGGGACCTGTACCTGTTTCAGAACGTCCACCAGGAGGCCGACGTGGTCCCCGAGAACGTCGACGCGATCCGGGCGCTGATGACCGACACGCCGCGCGCGGAGTCGGTCGCGCGGACCGACGAATCGCTCGGGGTGGGCCTCGACAGCCTGCTCTCCGACGGCGGCGGCGTCCGGAGCCCGCTCACGGCCGACGACTGA
- a CDS encoding DUF5518 domain-containing protein gives MTDWRAVGYGFAVMLIAGLLATFAPVVGHVGAGLIGGFVAGYVAGGGLLSGTWHGLLAGSVSGVVVTLLLAAFGGLVGLAGGPIGSLLGGAGVLVVGLFVTFLFAVDSALAGAIGGVLGD, from the coding sequence ATGACAGACTGGCGCGCCGTCGGCTACGGGTTCGCGGTGATGCTGATCGCCGGACTGCTCGCGACGTTCGCGCCGGTGGTCGGCCACGTCGGCGCCGGGCTGATCGGCGGCTTCGTCGCCGGCTACGTCGCCGGCGGCGGCCTCCTCTCCGGGACGTGGCACGGACTCCTGGCCGGCTCCGTGAGCGGCGTCGTCGTCACGCTGCTGCTGGCCGCGTTCGGCGGGCTCGTCGGGCTCGCGGGCGGCCCGATCGGGAGCCTGCTCGGTGGCGCCGGCGTGCTGGTCGTCGGGCTGTTCGTGACGTTCCTGTTCGCGGTCGACTCGGCGCTCGCGGGCGCGATCGGCGGCGTGCTCGGGGACTGA
- a CDS encoding redoxin domain-containing protein: MVSTGDTAPDISAKIGTSDHEPFELDDHLGDGPVVLAFFPGAFTPPCTNEMVAFQEHADAFDAAGATVFGISADSPFSQGAFREEHGIEFDLVSDMGGDAIRAYDLEMDIAELGLYGIANRAVFVLDAEGEVVYDWVADDPTNEPDYEAVLDAAESA; this comes from the coding sequence ATGGTATCCACTGGCGACACCGCACCCGACATCTCCGCGAAGATCGGCACGAGCGACCACGAACCGTTCGAGCTCGACGACCACCTCGGCGACGGGCCGGTGGTGCTGGCGTTCTTCCCCGGGGCGTTCACCCCGCCGTGCACGAACGAGATGGTCGCGTTCCAGGAGCACGCCGACGCCTTCGACGCGGCCGGCGCGACCGTCTTCGGGATCAGCGCGGACTCCCCGTTCTCTCAGGGGGCGTTCCGCGAGGAACACGGGATCGAGTTCGACCTCGTGAGCGACATGGGCGGCGACGCGATCCGGGCGTACGACCTCGAGATGGACATCGCCGAGCTCGGCCTCTACGGCATCGCCAACCGCGCCGTCTTCGTCCTCGACGCGGAGGGCGAGGTCGTCTACGACTGGGTCGCCGACGACCCGACCAACGAGCCCGACTACGAGGCCGTCCTCGACGCGGCCGAGAGCGCGTAG
- a CDS encoding DUF367 family protein has protein sequence MDLHVRYEGDDDPEKCTARKLARFDLAELHRSDRATPYGVVLNPHAERALSPADADLARDNALVALDCSWESAGEKTFSLPGEHRALPYLVAGNPVNFGRPMQLTTVEAFAAALHILGEPDHAERIMAKFTWGETFLDLNEEPLRRYADCEDSAEVVAIQQEYLDRE, from the coding sequence GTGGACCTCCACGTCCGGTACGAGGGCGACGACGACCCCGAGAAGTGCACGGCCCGGAAGCTCGCGCGGTTCGACCTCGCGGAGCTGCACCGCTCCGACCGCGCCACGCCCTACGGAGTCGTGCTCAACCCCCACGCCGAGCGGGCGCTCTCGCCCGCGGACGCCGACCTCGCCCGCGACAACGCGCTCGTCGCGCTGGACTGCTCGTGGGAATCGGCCGGCGAAAAGACCTTCTCGCTACCCGGCGAGCACCGAGCGCTCCCGTACCTCGTCGCCGGCAACCCCGTGAACTTCGGCCGGCCGATGCAGCTCACGACGGTGGAGGCGTTCGCCGCCGCCCTCCACATCCTCGGCGAGCCCGACCACGCGGAACGGATCATGGCGAAGTTCACGTGGGGCGAGACGTTCCTCGACCTCAACGAGGAGCCGCTCCGGCGGTACGCCGACTGCGAGGACTCGGCCGAGGTCGTCGCGATTCAACAGGAGTACCTCGACCGGGAGTAG
- a CDS encoding amidohydrolase family protein yields MTADTVIHDAVVLTVDERNRLYERGTVLIEDGRITDVRSSRDDDADIAADRVVDGEGTLVMPGLVNAHTHLELTPLLGAFSDLDLAEMMSGMTAIFGHIAEGEYGYVTEAGYELAALNFLTGGVTTVNSMDVRPSAGAETFGEAGLRGFFGMALSDLFWDVPVGEQFDRAREFIDEYHGAYNGRIRATIDPHDDWSCTRELWERTADLAAEHPDLLVHTHLLELEASNAMARSNGAADSLGLLDEVGLLDDRLVAAHFRLADDEDIRRTAEANASVAHCPSIFCYWNTDGDVQWTPVPELRDAGVDVGLGIDDHYWHDSYSLFGEARQARLAANLKRSAGQYDSMELVRMLTIDGAEALGVGDEIGSLEPGKRADVILLDVDKPKFTPLTNVPAQVANNAAPADVETVIVDGDVLMETGDVKTMDADAVRDRVEAAVDRFESETEWELGIGEAEPPSTTAVVRDLPKRGPSRLLGRLAFQSLRDRFPL; encoded by the coding sequence ATGACGGCTGACACTGTAATTCACGACGCGGTCGTTCTCACGGTGGACGAGCGAAATCGGCTCTACGAGCGAGGAACGGTGCTCATCGAGGACGGCCGAATCACCGACGTGCGTTCGTCCCGGGACGATGACGCAGACATCGCGGCCGACCGCGTCGTCGACGGCGAGGGCACGCTCGTGATGCCGGGGCTCGTCAACGCGCACACCCACCTCGAACTGACGCCGCTGCTCGGCGCGTTCAGCGACCTCGACCTCGCGGAGATGATGAGCGGGATGACCGCCATTTTCGGACACATCGCCGAGGGCGAGTACGGCTACGTCACCGAGGCGGGGTACGAACTCGCTGCGCTGAACTTCCTCACCGGCGGGGTCACGACCGTCAACTCGATGGACGTCCGTCCGAGCGCGGGCGCGGAGACGTTCGGCGAAGCGGGCCTGCGCGGGTTCTTCGGGATGGCGCTCTCCGACCTCTTCTGGGACGTCCCCGTCGGAGAGCAGTTCGACCGGGCCCGCGAGTTCATCGACGAGTACCACGGCGCGTACAACGGCCGGATCCGGGCGACGATCGACCCCCACGACGACTGGTCGTGTACCCGTGAACTGTGGGAACGGACCGCCGACCTCGCCGCCGAACACCCAGATCTGCTCGTCCACACCCACCTGCTCGAACTGGAGGCGAGCAACGCGATGGCGCGGTCGAACGGCGCCGCGGACTCGCTCGGGCTCCTCGATGAGGTCGGGCTCCTCGACGACCGGCTGGTGGCCGCGCACTTCCGGCTCGCCGACGACGAGGACATCCGGCGCACCGCCGAGGCGAACGCGTCGGTGGCGCACTGCCCGTCGATCTTCTGTTACTGGAACACGGACGGCGACGTGCAGTGGACGCCGGTGCCGGAGCTGCGCGACGCGGGCGTCGACGTCGGCCTGGGCATCGACGACCACTACTGGCACGACTCCTACAGCCTGTTCGGCGAGGCGCGGCAGGCCCGGCTCGCGGCGAATCTCAAGCGCTCGGCCGGCCAGTACGACTCGATGGAACTCGTACGCATGCTCACCATCGACGGGGCAGAGGCGCTCGGGGTCGGCGACGAGATCGGAAGTCTCGAACCCGGTAAGCGCGCCGACGTCATTCTGCTGGACGTCGACAAGCCGAAATTCACGCCGCTGACTAACGTTCCGGCGCAGGTGGCGAATAACGCGGCGCCGGCTGACGTGGAGACCGTGATCGTGGACGGCGACGTGCTCATGGAGACCGGCGACGTGAAGACGATGGATGCCGATGCGGTGCGAGACCGCGTCGAGGCCGCAGTCGACCGGTTCGAGTCGGAAACGGAGTGGGAACTCGGTATCGGTGAGGCAGAGCCGCCGAGCACGACGGCCGTCGTCCGCGACCTGCCGAAGCGCGGCCCCAGTCGGTTGCTCGGCCGACTCGCGTTCCAGTCGCTCAGAGACAGATTCCCGCTCTGA
- a CDS encoding heavy metal translocating P-type ATPase yields the protein MHSATCEAYLESLAESREGVTDAEASYVTETIRVEHDPDTVSKASLRDALSTLGYTAYLREAASTDTSDTGGTTRRAREMGGIRKRRDDQLLGMRYSVGFLFGAFLLVPYVAILYPAHLASIFDWQALAVFQGAFRLDSQGAFVFLRLYFVMTGLILVFTGLPVLRGAYISLKMRRPNTDLLVAITATSAYAYSTVAVILGRNDIFYDLAIVVTAAVTAAAFYESSIKQRALDRLTELTISQVERARTSDAEGGTREVRVEDLDADDTVLVRQGERVPVDGELVDDGCTVDESIVTGESLPVPKRAGDEVIGGSIVTDGAALIRVGPDLTSSIDRITTAVWDLQSATHGVQRHADRLASRAVLLVVGAAVAIGGAGALAFGVTVSDAVLLALLVLLAGSPWALGLATPLSVAKSLASALRHGIIIFDETVFERLRDVDIVVFDKTGTLTTGEMEVIEANAPAELLDAVAALEQRASHPAANAITTAFADESAVQGSLDAGRISEFTNHRSGIEGVIDGTTYLVGNLGLFAERGWTVDDDIRSRVADARGFGQLPVVVGRDGTAEGLIVVGDEPRDGWDDTISRLGARDTDIVVLTGDDEEATDFFTRHEDVTHVFATVPPEGKTATIRRLKSDGQVAMVGDGTNDAPALAAADLGISLGGGTALAADAADVAIVDNDIRSVETAFDLAAAARRRVKQNNFLAFSYNGIALLALAVGFFNPLSAAVAVIAGGGLVAANTRRKLLR from the coding sequence ATGCACTCCGCGACGTGCGAGGCGTATCTCGAATCGCTCGCCGAGAGCCGGGAGGGCGTGACCGATGCCGAGGCGAGTTACGTCACGGAGACCATCCGAGTCGAACACGACCCCGACACCGTGTCGAAGGCGTCGCTGCGTGACGCGCTGAGTACCCTCGGATACACGGCGTACCTCCGCGAAGCCGCCTCGACAGACACGAGCGATACCGGCGGAACGACGCGCCGAGCGCGAGAGATGGGCGGCATTCGGAAGCGCCGCGACGATCAGCTCCTGGGAATGCGATACTCCGTCGGGTTCCTCTTCGGTGCGTTTCTGCTGGTCCCGTACGTCGCGATCCTCTACCCGGCGCACCTCGCGTCGATATTCGACTGGCAAGCGCTCGCCGTCTTCCAGGGCGCGTTCCGGCTCGACAGTCAGGGAGCGTTCGTCTTCCTCCGGCTGTATTTCGTGATGACCGGACTCATTCTGGTCTTTACCGGTCTCCCGGTGCTGCGTGGCGCGTACATCAGTCTCAAGATGCGGCGCCCGAACACGGACCTGCTAGTCGCGATCACCGCGACCAGCGCGTACGCGTACAGCACGGTCGCCGTCATCCTCGGTCGGAACGACATCTTCTACGACCTCGCGATCGTCGTCACGGCCGCGGTCACCGCGGCGGCGTTCTACGAGTCGTCGATCAAGCAACGCGCGCTCGACCGCCTGACCGAGCTCACGATATCGCAAGTCGAGCGCGCACGGACGTCCGACGCCGAGGGGGGAACGCGGGAAGTTCGCGTCGAGGACCTCGATGCGGACGATACCGTCCTCGTTCGACAGGGCGAACGAGTCCCCGTAGACGGCGAACTGGTCGACGACGGCTGCACCGTCGACGAATCGATCGTCACCGGTGAGTCGCTACCGGTGCCGAAACGCGCCGGAGACGAGGTCATCGGGGGATCGATCGTCACGGACGGAGCCGCCCTGATCCGCGTCGGCCCGGACCTGACGAGCAGCATCGATCGGATAACGACCGCCGTCTGGGACCTCCAGAGCGCGACTCACGGCGTGCAACGCCACGCTGACCGACTCGCGTCGCGCGCGGTGCTCCTCGTCGTCGGAGCCGCCGTTGCGATCGGCGGCGCTGGCGCGCTCGCGTTCGGTGTGACCGTCTCAGACGCGGTCCTCCTCGCACTACTGGTCCTCCTCGCCGGGTCGCCGTGGGCCCTCGGACTCGCGACGCCGCTCTCGGTTGCCAAGAGCCTCGCGAGCGCGCTCCGTCACGGGATCATCATCTTCGACGAGACGGTCTTCGAACGGCTTCGAGATGTCGACATCGTCGTCTTCGACAAGACGGGGACCCTCACGACCGGCGAGATGGAGGTGATCGAGGCGAACGCCCCCGCGGAGCTACTCGACGCCGTCGCAGCGCTCGAGCAGCGGGCGTCACACCCCGCTGCAAACGCCATCACCACGGCCTTCGCCGACGAGAGCGCGGTCCAGGGAAGCCTCGACGCCGGCCGGATAAGCGAGTTCACGAACCACCGGTCCGGTATCGAGGGGGTGATCGACGGAACGACGTATCTCGTCGGAAACCTCGGGCTCTTCGCGGAACGGGGATGGACCGTGGACGACGACATTCGGTCCCGCGTCGCCGACGCTCGGGGGTTCGGTCAGCTTCCGGTCGTCGTCGGTCGCGACGGGACGGCAGAGGGACTGATCGTCGTGGGCGATGAGCCTCGAGACGGCTGGGACGACACGATATCTCGACTCGGTGCGCGGGACACGGATATCGTCGTCCTGACCGGCGACGACGAAGAAGCGACGGATTTCTTCACGCGGCACGAGGACGTGACGCACGTCTTCGCGACGGTCCCGCCGGAAGGGAAGACGGCGACGATCCGACGGCTCAAATCGGACGGCCAAGTCGCGATGGTCGGCGACGGCACCAACGACGCCCCGGCGCTCGCCGCCGCCGACCTCGGCATTTCGTTGGGCGGCGGCACGGCGTTGGCCGCCGACGCCGCCGACGTCGCGATCGTCGACAACGACATCCGCTCCGTCGAGACGGCCTTCGACCTCGCGGCTGCGGCTCGTCGCCGCGTGAAACAGAACAACTTCCTCGCGTTCTCCTACAACGGGATCGCGCTCTTGGCGTTGGCCGTCGGGTTCTTCAACCCGCTGTCAGCGGCGGTCGCGGTCATCGCCGGCGGCGGTCTGGTCGCGGCGAACACTCGGCGGAAGTTGCTTCGGTAG
- a CDS encoding DUF998 domain-containing protein: MSQTASLRSRLGLSERSIAGFGLAVSGVIGFMGIITAEVLYPSYSTRQDISDLGSTRPPDPVIHEPSATIFNSTMLLTGAVVVLSAYLLYRVLDRRGFPFALAVFGFGAFGVGVFPGNVTPWHGLFALLTFFAGGITVLLSARVVPRPFSFLCGLLGGVSFLVLVSVFVFGLVVGGPHPLEFLGSGGIERWVVYPLILWLLAFGGYLSAKPEDTTGDVPE; this comes from the coding sequence ATGAGCCAAACTGCCTCTCTCCGGTCCCGGCTCGGACTCTCGGAACGGTCGATAGCGGGCTTCGGTCTCGCCGTGTCGGGAGTCATCGGATTCATGGGGATCATCACGGCGGAGGTCCTCTATCCGAGCTATTCGACCCGACAGGATATCAGCGATCTGGGGTCGACACGCCCGCCCGACCCGGTGATACACGAACCCTCGGCGACGATCTTCAATTCCACGATGCTCCTGACGGGAGCGGTAGTAGTCCTCTCGGCGTACCTGCTGTACCGGGTACTGGACCGTCGCGGGTTCCCATTCGCGCTGGCCGTCTTCGGATTCGGCGCGTTCGGCGTCGGGGTCTTCCCCGGTAACGTGACCCCGTGGCACGGACTGTTCGCGCTCCTCACGTTTTTTGCGGGAGGGATCACGGTCCTCCTCTCCGCCCGGGTAGTCCCCCGACCGTTCTCGTTCCTCTGCGGGTTGCTCGGCGGAGTCTCTTTCCTCGTTCTCGTCAGCGTCTTCGTTTTCGGATTGGTCGTCGGTGGCCCCCATCCGCTCGAATTCCTCGGGAGCGGCGGAATCGAGCGGTGGGTCGTCTATCCGCTCATTCTCTGGTTGCTCGCGTTTGGTGGCTACCTCTCGGCCAAACCGGAGGACACGACGGGGGATGTGCCGGAGTAG
- a CDS encoding coenzyme F420-0:L-glutamate ligase yields MELFAVPDLPEIREGDDLAAMIGERVDLREDDVVVVASTVVSKAEGRTFDLDEFPAGPRANEVAGRLAEISGEEKDPRFAQAVIEESTELIMEAPFLLTATRFGHIGVNAGIDRSNVPDGDLLLLPERPTESAERIREGVAADRVVVSDTCGRPFRHGQRGVAIGWAGLPASRDWRGERDRDGREMGVTVQNVIDELASAANLVAGEGAGGTPVVVARDWSFGDHEGSDSHFREVEGDFVRQALRDWRYEDR; encoded by the coding sequence ATGGAGCTGTTCGCCGTCCCGGACCTCCCGGAGATCCGGGAGGGAGACGACCTCGCGGCCATGATCGGTGAGCGGGTCGACCTCCGCGAGGACGACGTCGTCGTCGTCGCCAGCACCGTCGTCTCCAAGGCCGAGGGGCGGACGTTCGACCTCGACGAGTTCCCGGCCGGGCCGCGGGCGAACGAAGTCGCCGGTCGGCTCGCGGAGATCTCGGGCGAGGAGAAGGACCCGCGCTTCGCCCAGGCCGTCATCGAGGAGTCGACGGAGCTGATCATGGAGGCCCCGTTCCTCCTGACGGCGACGCGCTTCGGCCACATCGGCGTCAACGCCGGTATCGACCGGTCGAACGTCCCCGACGGCGACCTGCTGCTGCTCCCGGAGCGCCCCACCGAGAGCGCGGAGCGGATCCGCGAGGGCGTCGCGGCCGACCGCGTGGTCGTCAGCGACACCTGCGGGCGCCCGTTCCGACACGGCCAACGCGGGGTCGCGATCGGCTGGGCCGGCCTGCCGGCGAGCCGCGACTGGCGCGGCGAGCGCGACCGCGACGGCCGGGAGATGGGCGTCACCGTCCAGAACGTGATCGACGAGCTCGCGTCGGCGGCAAACCTCGTCGCCGGCGAGGGCGCGGGCGGGACGCCCGTCGTCGTCGCCCGCGACTGGTCGTTCGGCGACCACGAGGGCTCGGACAGCCACTTCCGCGAGGTCGAGGGCGACTTCGTCCGCCAGGCGCTGCGCGACTGGCGCTACGAGGACCGCTGA
- a CDS encoding 5,10-methylenetetrahydromethanopterin reductase, translated as MLGIELTPEHDLHRLVDLGVRAEEAGYDAVYSTCHYNNRDPWAFLSQLATATESVRVGPGVANPYETHPVTLASKVATLDELSEGRAVFGVGPGDPSTLANLELADERGLRPVLEAFKTAQKLWAGERVDHDGTFDASEAGLNYEPPQGAAIPVHVGGEGPHMCRMAAKHADGLLYNGSHPKDLAWAREQVDDGLGDRPDHRGDFDLIAYAAVSIDEDEDAAREAARPPVAFITAGAAPPVLQRHGIDADAASEIGDRVSTGDFSAAFDLVTPEMVDAFCMAGSPETVRERAAAVAEHADGLVVGSPLGPDLESAVDLAADAVDGLF; from the coding sequence ATGCTCGGCATCGAACTCACTCCCGAACACGACCTGCACCGCCTCGTCGACCTCGGCGTCCGCGCCGAGGAGGCCGGCTACGACGCCGTCTACTCGACGTGCCACTACAACAACCGCGACCCGTGGGCGTTCCTCTCGCAGCTCGCGACCGCCACGGAGTCGGTCCGAGTCGGCCCGGGCGTCGCGAACCCGTACGAGACACATCCCGTGACGCTCGCCTCGAAGGTCGCCACCCTTGACGAGCTCTCCGAGGGGCGTGCCGTCTTCGGGGTCGGCCCCGGCGACCCCTCCACGCTCGCGAACCTCGAGCTCGCCGACGAGCGCGGGCTCCGCCCCGTCCTGGAGGCGTTCAAGACCGCTCAGAAGCTCTGGGCCGGCGAGCGCGTCGACCACGACGGCACCTTCGACGCCAGCGAGGCGGGGCTCAACTACGAGCCGCCGCAGGGCGCCGCGATTCCGGTCCACGTCGGCGGCGAGGGCCCGCACATGTGCCGGATGGCCGCGAAGCACGCCGACGGCCTGCTGTACAACGGTTCCCACCCGAAGGACCTCGCCTGGGCCCGCGAGCAGGTCGACGACGGGCTCGGAGACCGACCGGACCATCGCGGCGACTTCGACCTGATCGCGTACGCCGCGGTCTCGATCGACGAGGACGAGGACGCGGCCCGCGAGGCGGCCCGTCCGCCGGTCGCCTTTATCACCGCGGGCGCGGCGCCGCCGGTCCTGCAGCGGCACGGGATCGATGCCGACGCGGCGAGCGAGATCGGCGATCGCGTCTCGACCGGCGACTTCTCCGCGGCGTTCGACCTCGTCACCCCCGAGATGGTCGACGCCTTCTGTATGGCCGGCTCGCCCGAGACCGTCCGCGAGCGCGCGGCCGCCGTCGCGGAGCACGCCGACGGACTCGTCGTCGGGTCGCCGCTCGGCCCGGACTTGGAGTCGGCGGTCGACCTCGCGGCCGACGCCGTCGACGGTCTCTTTTAA